TCGAGCCGAGCATCTGGCCGAAATTCGATTCTCGCAAATTCGGAATCCAGCTTGATAAAATGTAAATGAAAACAGCAATTGTATATAAATTAATACCCATAACTAAAAGTTGGCCAATCATTTGCATCAGGTGTTCACCTGCCCTCTATCTTTATCTACCATTCAGCATCTTCCTGGTGAAGAAATTCGGAAATTGCGCCGCTGACATCCACATTCTCCGGGGTGCACAGGAACGTCCCCGTACCGATCTTTTGGATGTCACCGCTAATCGCGTAAACCGTTCCGCTCAGAAAATCCACAATTCTTTTTGCCTGATCGTACGGAATACGCTGCATGTTAATCACCACCGAACGCCGGTTCTTCAAGTGATCTGCCACATCTTGCGCTTCATCGTACGTGCGCGGTTCAATTAAAACCATCTTCGCAGACTGTTGTACGCTTTGCAAGCTCACCACA
The Salicibibacter kimchii DNA segment above includes these coding regions:
- a CDS encoding cell division protein SepF, which codes for MGFKTRFKRFFDFDEEYYEEEEEIPTDEETEPKAKHGKNVVSLQSVQQSAKMVLIEPRTYDEAQDVADHLKNRRSVVINMQRIPYDQAKRIVDFLSGTVYAISGDIQKIGTGTFLCTPENVDVSGAISEFLHQEDAEW